One Phycisphaera mikurensis NBRC 102666 DNA window includes the following coding sequences:
- a CDS encoding Uma2 family endonuclease, with translation MSALPSSPLVSVEEYLAGEAVAEQKHEYVGGMIYMMAGGRNRHHRIATNAVATLHAGLRGQRCAAFNSDTKVRVRSTPKTRFYYPDAMVVCEPNPEDDVFQDQPVVIVEVLSESTRRVDEGEKRDAYLTIPSLRVLLLVEPERPRVSVDRRGSDGGFERSWREGEDAVVALPELGSELPLRELYAA, from the coding sequence GTGTCCGCACTCCCCTCCAGCCCGCTGGTCTCCGTCGAGGAATACCTCGCGGGCGAGGCGGTCGCCGAGCAGAAGCACGAGTACGTCGGCGGGATGATCTACATGATGGCCGGGGGGCGGAACCGCCACCACCGGATCGCCACCAACGCGGTGGCGACGCTGCACGCCGGCCTCCGCGGGCAGCGGTGCGCGGCCTTCAACTCCGACACGAAGGTCCGCGTGCGTTCCACCCCCAAGACGCGTTTCTACTACCCCGACGCGATGGTGGTTTGCGAGCCCAACCCCGAGGACGACGTGTTCCAGGACCAGCCGGTGGTGATCGTCGAGGTGCTCAGCGAGTCGACCCGGCGTGTGGACGAGGGCGAGAAGCGAGACGCGTACCTCACGATCCCCAGCCTCCGCGTGCTGCTGCTCGTCGAGCCGGAGCGGCCGCGGGTCAGCGTCGACCGACGCGGCTCCGACGGCGGCTTCGAGCGGAGCTGGCGCGAGGGCGAGGACGCGGTGGTCGCGCTGCCCGAGCTCGGCTCCGAGCTGCCGCTCCGCGAGTTGTACGCCGCCTGA
- a CDS encoding calcium/sodium antiporter, producing MLLSLTLLGLGLALLLAGGEALVRGAVAAAERLGVPTLVIGLTVVAFGTSTPELVVSLGAAWRGSPDLTFGNVVGSNLANVTLLLGLTALVKPVLVERRIVRREVPLMLLTAAAAAALALDGSLGSAGAADAFSRGDGLVLLLLFAVYLYGLLGDALGEKGPAGSTEAAAKPPASGWLALGLIALGLVGLIAGGELTVRGATDLARAAGLPEVVIALTVVAVGTSLPELVTCLAAARRGQSDLVVGNLVGSNLYNLTFVLGLTAAAVPVPVPVGGGPDLLAMVAVSALLLPLALTGKRVSRPEGALLLALFGGYTLWRVAA from the coding sequence ATGCTCCTCTCGCTGACGCTCCTGGGCCTGGGTTTGGCGCTCCTGCTCGCCGGCGGCGAGGCGCTCGTGCGGGGCGCGGTCGCGGCCGCGGAGCGGCTGGGCGTGCCCACGCTGGTGATCGGGCTCACCGTCGTCGCCTTCGGCACCAGCACCCCCGAGCTGGTGGTGAGCCTGGGCGCCGCGTGGCGCGGCAGCCCGGACCTCACCTTCGGCAACGTGGTCGGCAGCAACCTCGCCAACGTGACGCTGCTGCTGGGCCTGACCGCGCTGGTGAAGCCGGTGCTCGTGGAGCGGCGGATCGTGCGGCGGGAGGTGCCGCTCATGCTGCTCACCGCGGCGGCGGCGGCGGCGCTGGCGCTGGACGGCTCGCTCGGCAGCGCGGGCGCCGCCGACGCCTTCTCCCGCGGCGACGGCCTTGTGCTGCTGCTGCTGTTCGCCGTGTACCTCTACGGGCTCCTCGGCGACGCGCTCGGCGAGAAAGGCCCCGCGGGATCGACCGAGGCCGCGGCGAAACCCCCCGCCTCGGGGTGGCTTGCGCTGGGTCTGATCGCCCTCGGCCTCGTCGGCCTGATCGCCGGGGGCGAGCTGACCGTCCGCGGCGCGACCGACCTCGCCCGCGCCGCGGGCCTGCCCGAGGTGGTCATCGCGTTGACGGTCGTCGCCGTGGGCACCAGCCTCCCCGAGCTGGTGACGTGCCTGGCCGCCGCCCGCCGCGGGCAGAGCGACCTGGTCGTGGGCAACCTGGTCGGCAGCAACCTCTACAACCTCACCTTCGTGCTGGGCCTCACCGCCGCGGCCGTGCCGGTGCCGGTGCCGGTCGGCGGCGGCCCGGACCTGCTCGCGATGGTCGCCGTCTCGGCGCTGCTCCTGCCGCTGGCGCTCACCGGCAAGCGGGTCAGCCGGCCCGAGGGCGCCCTGCTGCTCGCGCTCTTTGGCGGCTACACGCTGTGGCGGGTGGCCGCTTGA
- a CDS encoding potassium transporter TrkG, whose translation MLSRLRGWRRWWRRLRPLGDAPAGREVWLATRRLVVALIGATIVGLGLVMVVAPGPALIVVPLGLFVLGFEFVWALRLQRRLVATAAGAADAARRWRLPRISGTPDAEIPRNGRPPDRPPLRSVPTMRYATGRLLVAGRRVSPVKVLFLGYLSYVLLGWGLLCIPAAQAPGPDGGGVGVLDNLFIATSAMSTTGLVTVNTPLAYSFWGELVVLLLIQAGGIGYMTFGSFIVLAARTGMSKWREGMARSAFTLPEGFQAGAFVRNVVIFTLLVEAVGAALLFWAFSAAGVGERAIAGGIGASGVGVAHVAWQSIFHSVSAFCTAGFSLFPDSLEAYPTNPWINGIISALALFGAIGFIVMSDVFWRATGRRPHLTFTTRIILVFTGWIVVGGAVLLFIADPAIAALPGEERVLVAWFQSMTAATTVGFNTYPIGRLGQATVLLMVLLMVIGASPSGTGGGLKSTSLSAIIATLKSTIRGRHTVTFFGARIPLDRLHTAFAALAMYASVLLIGGYLLLLTETRPLAAGALGGTPWAFEDLLFEAASALGTVGLSRGVTGDLTDLGKLVVIALMFIGRLSPLTFGLALFGPGAGDHPAPDAPEAAVADVAV comes from the coding sequence ATGCTGTCCCGGCTGCGCGGCTGGCGGCGCTGGTGGCGGCGGCTGCGGCCGCTGGGCGATGCGCCCGCCGGACGGGAGGTGTGGCTGGCCACCCGCCGCCTCGTGGTCGCGCTCATCGGGGCGACGATCGTCGGCCTGGGCCTGGTGATGGTCGTCGCCCCGGGCCCGGCGCTGATCGTCGTGCCGCTGGGCCTGTTCGTGCTCGGCTTCGAGTTCGTATGGGCCCTGCGGCTGCAGCGCCGGCTGGTCGCGACGGCGGCCGGTGCGGCCGATGCGGCCCGCCGCTGGCGGCTCCCGAGGATCTCCGGGACGCCCGACGCCGAGATCCCCCGCAACGGGCGACCGCCGGACCGACCGCCGCTGCGTAGTGTCCCGACCATGCGGTACGCGACGGGTCGGCTCCTGGTGGCGGGTCGGCGGGTGAGCCCGGTGAAGGTGCTCTTCCTGGGCTACCTCTCGTACGTCCTGCTGGGCTGGGGCCTGCTGTGCATCCCCGCGGCGCAGGCGCCGGGCCCGGACGGCGGCGGCGTCGGCGTGCTCGACAACCTGTTCATCGCCACCTCGGCGATGAGCACCACCGGGCTGGTCACCGTCAACACCCCGCTGGCCTACAGCTTCTGGGGCGAGCTGGTCGTCCTGCTGCTGATCCAGGCCGGCGGCATCGGGTACATGACCTTCGGCTCGTTCATCGTGCTGGCCGCCCGCACCGGCATGAGCAAGTGGCGTGAGGGCATGGCCCGCTCCGCCTTCACGCTGCCCGAGGGCTTCCAAGCGGGCGCTTTCGTCCGCAACGTGGTGATCTTCACCCTGCTGGTCGAGGCCGTGGGCGCCGCGCTCCTCTTCTGGGCGTTCTCCGCCGCGGGCGTGGGCGAGCGGGCGATCGCCGGGGGCATCGGCGCCAGCGGCGTCGGGGTCGCCCACGTCGCCTGGCAGTCGATCTTCCACAGCGTCTCGGCCTTCTGCACCGCCGGCTTCTCGCTGTTCCCCGACTCGCTGGAGGCCTACCCCACCAACCCGTGGATCAACGGGATCATCAGCGCGCTGGCGCTCTTTGGGGCCATCGGCTTCATCGTCATGAGCGACGTGTTCTGGCGTGCCACCGGCCGCCGGCCCCACCTGACCTTCACCACGCGGATCATCCTGGTCTTCACCGGCTGGATCGTCGTCGGCGGCGCCGTGCTGCTGTTCATCGCCGACCCCGCGATCGCCGCGCTGCCCGGCGAGGAGCGGGTGCTCGTCGCCTGGTTCCAGAGCATGACCGCCGCCACCACCGTCGGCTTCAACACCTACCCCATCGGCCGGCTGGGCCAGGCCACCGTGCTGCTGATGGTGCTGCTGATGGTGATCGGCGCCTCGCCCTCGGGCACCGGCGGCGGCCTGAAGAGCACCTCGCTGTCGGCCATCATCGCCACGCTCAAGTCCACGATCCGCGGACGCCACACCGTGACCTTCTTCGGCGCCCGCATCCCCCTGGACCGCCTGCACACCGCCTTCGCGGCGCTGGCCATGTACGCCTCCGTCCTGCTGATCGGCGGCTACCTCCTGCTGCTGACCGAGACCCGGCCGCTCGCCGCCGGCGCGCTCGGCGGCACCCCCTGGGCCTTCGAGGACCTCCTCTTCGAGGCCGCCTCCGCCCTGGGCACCGTCGGCCTCTCCCGCGGCGTCACCGGCGACCTCACCGATCTGGGCAAGCTGGTCGTGATCGCGCTCATGTTCATCGGCCGCCTCAGCCCGCTGACCTTCGGCCTCGCGCTCTTCGGACCCGGCGCCGGGGACCACCCGGCACCCGACGCTCCCGAGGCCGCCGTCGCGGACGTGGCCGTCTGA
- a CDS encoding right-handed parallel beta-helix repeat-containing protein, whose translation MMMISRLRGAARAAGRPVRRWTLLLACVAAPAAAAATVDVNARSAWGIEDAFRRAGVNGTVNLRQDLRIDRPAVLRTAGVTFRGNGFRLFEGPSKPDMLRLEAAGIRLEGIEFVAQPSLPTGDRFRAMVVPGAENLTISGCTFRNGSGGIRKVGESPRGLRVLGNTFWSVPTAIAWNRDVIRIPGTNPVGRAVDGGRFVIGNNTIHNPSIAGITIDAGNDAGTAPNGGKPLAGNGDPRFPQAMNPLRYQMRGRTTGFFVPGAGRSWIGGNRVLGVGGFGIALARVSGIDVVNNVVTVAKRGKPYRRGIHLENRTRGVDVRDNRVNVLGGSGFPSAYGMVTFTDYGNDAAYANGVRAVRFINNRAWGGGRGYVGRGFSGIAFERNRAGSGVRPYDFANAPGGSSAFSVSRDNAPFNP comes from the coding sequence ATGATGATGATCTCCCGCCTCCGCGGTGCCGCTCGCGCGGCCGGCCGACCCGTCCGCCGCTGGACGCTGCTGCTCGCCTGCGTCGCGGCACCGGCCGCGGCCGCGGCGACCGTCGACGTGAACGCGCGGAGCGCCTGGGGCATCGAGGATGCCTTCCGCCGCGCCGGCGTCAACGGCACCGTGAACCTCCGGCAGGACCTGCGGATCGACCGGCCGGCGGTCCTCCGCACGGCCGGCGTCACCTTCAGGGGCAACGGTTTCAGGCTCTTCGAGGGGCCGTCGAAGCCGGACATGCTGCGGCTCGAGGCGGCGGGGATCCGGCTCGAAGGGATCGAGTTCGTCGCGCAGCCGTCGCTCCCCACGGGCGACCGGTTCCGGGCGATGGTGGTGCCCGGCGCCGAGAACCTGACGATCAGCGGCTGCACGTTCCGGAACGGCTCCGGGGGGATTCGCAAGGTCGGCGAGTCCCCCCGGGGGCTCCGGGTCTTAGGGAACACCTTCTGGTCCGTCCCCACCGCCATCGCCTGGAACCGCGACGTGATCCGGATCCCCGGCACCAACCCGGTCGGCCGCGCCGTCGACGGCGGCCGCTTCGTGATCGGGAACAACACGATCCACAACCCCTCCATCGCGGGCATCACCATCGACGCCGGCAACGACGCGGGAACGGCCCCCAACGGGGGCAAGCCGCTCGCGGGCAATGGCGATCCGCGCTTCCCGCAGGCGATGAACCCGCTGCGGTACCAGATGCGGGGCCGCACCACCGGCTTCTTCGTGCCCGGCGCGGGGCGTTCGTGGATCGGGGGGAACCGCGTCCTGGGCGTCGGGGGCTTCGGCATCGCGCTCGCGCGGGTCAGCGGCATCGACGTGGTGAACAACGTGGTCACCGTGGCGAAGCGCGGCAAGCCCTACCGCAGGGGCATCCACCTGGAGAACCGCACCCGCGGCGTGGACGTCCGCGACAACCGCGTGAACGTGCTCGGTGGCAGCGGCTTCCCCTCGGCCTACGGCATGGTGACCTTCACCGACTACGGCAACGACGCCGCCTACGCCAACGGCGTGCGCGCGGTCCGCTTCATCAACAACCGCGCCTGGGGCGGCGGCCGCGGCTACGTCGGCCGCGGCTTCTCGGGCATCGCCTTCGAACGCAACCGGGCCGGATCCGGCGTGCGGCCGTACGACTTCGCCAACGCGCCCGGCGGGAGCAGCGCCTTCAGCGTGTCCCGGGACAACGCGCCGTTCAACCCCTGA
- a CDS encoding tRNA pseudouridine synthase A, translating to MPPLTSRRYKLVLAYDGSAFFGWAKQHPPGGAPLRTVQGVTEDTLRRILKPAPAAAGPGKLNLMGASRTDAGVHAAGQIATFDAATYLDLTSLHRTLRASLPDDVDCRSAEIVPGEFNVIGDAVAKQYRYRVWLGPPGTTPGSGHRVKPLGLRHLVASVEEPLDLQVMHEAAADLVGEHDFAAFAAAGHNRTSTVRTVTRCELEEHPDLPGGPELHLVIAGSGFLYKMIRIVVGTLVDIGRGRMRYDAVRHALFDPQRSNGGTTFPPNGLCLEWIEHVRPDGNGEAA from the coding sequence GTGCCGCCGCTGACCTCTCGCCGCTACAAGCTCGTGCTGGCTTATGACGGCTCCGCCTTCTTCGGCTGGGCGAAGCAGCATCCGCCCGGGGGGGCGCCGCTGCGGACGGTGCAGGGGGTGACCGAGGACACGCTGCGGCGCATCCTCAAGCCGGCGCCGGCGGCGGCCGGGCCGGGCAAGCTGAACCTGATGGGGGCGAGCCGCACCGACGCCGGCGTGCACGCGGCGGGGCAGATCGCGACCTTCGACGCGGCGACGTACCTGGACCTGACGAGCCTGCACCGGACGCTGCGGGCGTCGCTGCCGGACGACGTGGACTGCCGGTCGGCGGAGATCGTGCCCGGCGAATTCAACGTCATCGGCGACGCGGTGGCGAAGCAGTACCGCTACCGCGTGTGGCTCGGGCCGCCGGGGACGACACCCGGGAGCGGGCACCGGGTCAAGCCGCTGGGGCTGCGGCACCTGGTCGCCTCGGTGGAGGAGCCGCTCGACCTGCAGGTGATGCACGAAGCGGCGGCGGACCTCGTGGGCGAGCACGACTTCGCGGCCTTCGCGGCGGCGGGGCACAACCGGACGAGCACGGTGCGGACGGTGACGCGCTGCGAGCTGGAAGAACACCCCGACCTGCCCGGAGGCCCGGAGCTGCACCTGGTCATCGCGGGCAGCGGCTTCCTCTACAAGATGATCCGCATCGTCGTGGGCACGCTCGTGGACATCGGCCGCGGACGCATGCGCTACGACGCGGTGCGTCACGCGCTGTTCGACCCGCAGCGGAGCAACGGCGGGACGACCTTCCCGCCGAACGGGCTGTGCTTGGAGTGGATCGAACACGTTCGGCCCGACGGGAACGGCGAGGCAGCGTGA
- a CDS encoding glycosyltransferase family 4 protein yields MTDPLRILHVITRLIVGGAQMNTVLCAKAQAEAGHEVHIAHGPDEGPEGSLEAEAEAAGARLHLTPSLVRAVSPAADRRCLRDLKATVRGLKPDVVHTHSSKAGILGRAAAWAVRERDRPLILHTVHGLPWNDAMNPLKRRLYVALERWAARRCDHLIAITPAMVDAFVAAGVTTRERFTVIPSGVDLRPFLHGPTPEEARRALGLADGPWIGLVARLDRLKGHADLFRAWPAIRAAVPGARLLLVGDGPDAAEIRAAGEGLDGLRWLGRTETGDMPAVYRALDACVLPSHQEGQSRVLVEALAAGCPAVAYRVGGMPDVLDHGRAGTLVERGDTAGLAAAVIAVLRTDSRVEVSCEHGRAHVQRSYSVPAMTDALEALIQRRAAGRVKLPRA; encoded by the coding sequence ATGACCGACCCGCTCCGCATCCTCCACGTCATCACGCGGCTGATCGTCGGCGGAGCGCAGATGAACACGGTGCTGTGCGCGAAGGCCCAAGCAGAAGCGGGCCACGAGGTGCACATCGCCCACGGCCCCGACGAAGGCCCCGAAGGATCGCTCGAAGCGGAGGCGGAGGCGGCGGGGGCGAGGCTGCACCTGACGCCGAGCCTGGTGCGCGCGGTGTCGCCGGCCGCGGACCGTCGGTGCCTACGCGACCTGAAGGCGACGGTCCGCGGGTTGAAGCCCGACGTGGTGCACACGCACTCGAGCAAGGCGGGGATCCTGGGGCGGGCGGCGGCGTGGGCGGTGCGCGAGCGGGACCGGCCCTTGATCCTCCACACCGTCCACGGGCTGCCGTGGAACGACGCGATGAACCCGTTGAAGCGGCGGCTCTACGTCGCGCTGGAGCGGTGGGCGGCGAGGCGGTGCGACCACCTGATCGCGATCACGCCGGCGATGGTCGACGCGTTCGTTGCGGCGGGGGTGACGACGCGGGAGCGGTTCACCGTGATCCCCAGCGGGGTCGATCTCCGGCCGTTCCTGCACGGACCGACGCCCGAGGAAGCGCGACGGGCGCTGGGCCTCGCGGACGGCCCGTGGATCGGCCTCGTCGCCCGGCTCGACCGGCTCAAGGGCCACGCCGACCTCTTCAGGGCCTGGCCGGCGATCCGGGCGGCGGTGCCGGGGGCGCGGCTGCTGCTCGTGGGCGACGGACCCGACGCGGCGGAGATCCGCGCGGCGGGCGAGGGCCTCGATGGCCTCCGCTGGCTCGGCCGCACCGAGACGGGCGACATGCCCGCCGTCTACCGCGCGCTCGACGCGTGCGTGCTGCCGAGCCACCAGGAGGGGCAGAGCCGCGTGCTCGTGGAAGCGCTCGCGGCGGGCTGCCCGGCCGTCGCCTACCGCGTGGGCGGCATGCCCGACGTGCTCGACCACGGGCGGGCCGGGACGCTGGTGGAGCGGGGCGACACCGCCGGGCTCGCGGCCGCCGTGATCGCCGTCCTCCGGACCGACAGCCGGGTGGAGGTTTCGTGCGAGCACGGCCGGGCGCACGTCCAGCGGAGCTACTCCGTGCCCGCGATGACCGACGCGTTGGAGGCGCTGATCCAGCGGCGGGCGGCCGGGCGCGTAAAACTCCCGCGTGCCTGA
- the dxs gene encoding 1-deoxy-D-xylulose-5-phosphate synthase: MPDPAPLLTPDLAPADLRRMTVPQMETLAEEIRQAIIAQVMASGGHLAPNLGVVELTMALHRVFDFRHDRLLFDVGHQCYVHKLLTGRLGMLPKLRQKGGMAGFPEPGESPWDLFAVGHAGTGISTAVGMAVGDDFEAGVRGRDGAETAEPHGRKVAVLVGDASIVNGVSLEGLNAAGTLKRQFLTVLNDNGMSIAHPQGALANYFDHVRVSRRYRGIKRRAKGFIDRLPGGEPAPGKPGLIEDLYQRGSDVMKALVRRGHMFEHFGHLCLGPVDGHDLSWLIEVLEEVRLINRPVLLHVKTTKGKGFREAEGDATRFHSPAAFRLVAVEGGSDIPRPATPSQVAMNACRVEHAKKGRSFTAAFADALADRMAADPSIVAVTAAMPDGTGLAEVARRHPQRVIDTGICESHAADLCAGMAKSGVRPFFAVYSTFSQRAFDQFFQEVSLQGLAVRVCMDRAGYVGGDGAVHHGFLDVSLFRGLPGAVLLAASDEPNLVAALRFMADRDESATFLRYPRDTVAEQPAQASVPPFVLGRANLVSPARGGHAGRPEIAVLAYGTVVQQCRSALAVLREHGHEPALYDARFAKPVDVDLLRELLGSGVPVLTVEDHALAGGFGAAVLEAAHAEGLDTRLVKRLAMPEAWAGPDSRDAQLGDAGLDPASIAEAARGMLAKRTHESVQS, encoded by the coding sequence ATGCCCGATCCCGCGCCGCTCCTGACCCCCGACCTCGCCCCGGCCGACCTGCGCCGGATGACGGTGCCGCAGATGGAGACGCTGGCGGAGGAGATCCGCCAGGCGATCATCGCGCAGGTGATGGCCTCGGGCGGGCACCTGGCGCCCAACCTGGGCGTCGTCGAGCTGACGATGGCGCTGCACCGGGTGTTCGACTTCCGCCACGACCGGCTGCTGTTCGACGTCGGCCACCAGTGCTACGTGCACAAGCTGCTGACCGGCCGGCTGGGGATGCTGCCGAAGCTGCGGCAGAAGGGCGGCATGGCCGGCTTCCCCGAGCCCGGCGAGTCGCCGTGGGACCTCTTCGCGGTCGGCCACGCCGGCACCGGGATCTCGACCGCGGTGGGCATGGCCGTCGGCGACGACTTCGAGGCCGGCGTCCGCGGGCGCGACGGCGCCGAGACGGCCGAGCCGCACGGCCGGAAGGTCGCCGTCCTGGTCGGCGACGCGAGCATCGTCAACGGCGTCTCGCTGGAGGGCCTCAACGCGGCCGGCACGCTGAAGCGGCAGTTCCTCACGGTGCTCAACGACAACGGCATGTCGATCGCCCACCCGCAGGGCGCGCTCGCGAACTACTTCGACCACGTGCGCGTGAGCCGGCGTTACCGCGGCATCAAGCGTCGGGCGAAGGGCTTCATCGACCGCCTCCCCGGCGGCGAGCCGGCGCCGGGCAAGCCCGGGCTGATCGAAGATCTCTACCAGCGCGGCAGCGACGTGATGAAGGCGCTGGTGCGGCGCGGCCACATGTTCGAGCACTTTGGGCACCTGTGCCTGGGCCCGGTCGACGGGCACGACCTGTCCTGGCTGATCGAGGTGCTCGAGGAGGTCCGGCTCATCAACCGGCCCGTGCTGCTGCACGTGAAGACGACCAAGGGCAAGGGCTTCCGCGAGGCCGAGGGCGACGCGACGAGATTCCACTCGCCCGCGGCGTTCCGGCTGGTCGCTGTCGAGGGCGGGAGCGACATCCCGCGGCCCGCGACCCCGTCGCAGGTCGCCATGAACGCCTGCCGCGTCGAGCACGCCAAGAAGGGGCGGAGCTTCACCGCCGCCTTCGCCGACGCGCTGGCCGACCGCATGGCGGCCGACCCCTCGATCGTCGCGGTCACCGCCGCCATGCCCGACGGCACCGGGCTGGCCGAGGTGGCCCGCCGCCACCCGCAGCGGGTCATCGACACGGGCATCTGCGAGAGCCACGCCGCCGACCTGTGCGCGGGCATGGCCAAGAGCGGCGTGCGGCCCTTCTTCGCCGTCTACTCGACCTTCAGCCAGCGGGCCTTCGACCAGTTCTTCCAAGAGGTCAGCCTCCAGGGCCTCGCCGTGCGGGTGTGCATGGACCGGGCGGGCTACGTCGGCGGCGACGGCGCCGTGCACCACGGCTTCCTCGACGTCTCGCTGTTCCGCGGGCTGCCCGGTGCCGTGCTGCTCGCCGCCAGCGACGAGCCGAATCTCGTCGCCGCTCTCCGGTTCATGGCCGATCGCGACGAGAGCGCCACCTTTCTTCGCTACCCGCGCGACACGGTCGCGGAGCAGCCGGCGCAGGCGAGCGTTCCCCCGTTCGTGCTCGGCCGCGCGAACCTCGTTTCGCCGGCGAGAGGCGGCCACGCGGGCCGCCCCGAGATCGCCGTGCTCGCCTACGGCACGGTGGTGCAGCAGTGCCGCTCGGCCCTGGCCGTGCTCCGCGAGCACGGCCACGAACCGGCGCTCTACGACGCCCGCTTCGCCAAGCCGGTGGACGTGGATCTGCTCCGCGAGCTGCTGGGGTCCGGCGTGCCGGTGCTCACCGTCGAGGACCATGCCCTCGCCGGCGGCTTCGGCGCCGCCGTGCTCGAGGCGGCTCACGCCGAGGGCCTCGACACCCGCCTCGTGAAGCGCCTCGCGATGCCGGAAGCCTGGGCGGGTCCGGACTCCCGCGACGCCCAGCTCGGAGACGCCGGCCTCGACCCCGCGAGCATCGCCGAGGCGGCGAGAGGCATGCTCGCCAAGCGAACCCACGAGAGCGTGCAGTCCTGA
- a CDS encoding polyprenyl synthetase family protein: MESDEELKRRVDAAIGAAVRARGLPQPLEDAVLYAVLGPGKRTRPILCLRACEAVGGAWEAALPAAVAIEMVHAFSLVHDDLPAMDDDDLRRGRPTAHRAFREDLAILAGDGLQSLAAEALSAPGLDRRLPGELARATTDMIAGQVLDTVGGFPADATDDQRLRAIHRKKTAALLMAACRMGAICGGADGRTIAELSVYAVCLGICFQAVDDLLDVTADAAALGKATGKDADAGKLTYPGLYGVDGTRERIAGYRDEALAALAPLGPAADRLREMARTLAIRGA; this comes from the coding sequence TTGGAGTCGGACGAAGAGCTGAAGCGACGGGTCGACGCGGCCATCGGGGCCGCGGTGCGGGCGCGTGGGCTCCCGCAACCGCTCGAGGACGCGGTGCTCTACGCCGTGCTCGGACCGGGCAAGCGGACGCGGCCGATCCTCTGCCTCCGCGCCTGCGAGGCCGTCGGCGGCGCTTGGGAGGCCGCGCTGCCCGCCGCCGTCGCCATCGAGATGGTCCACGCCTTCTCGCTGGTCCACGACGACCTCCCGGCGATGGACGACGACGACCTGCGCCGCGGCCGGCCGACGGCCCACCGGGCCTTCCGCGAGGACCTCGCGATCCTCGCCGGCGACGGCTTGCAGTCGCTCGCCGCCGAGGCGCTCTCCGCCCCCGGCCTCGACCGCCGACTGCCCGGCGAGCTCGCCCGGGCCACCACCGACATGATCGCCGGCCAGGTGCTCGACACCGTCGGCGGCTTCCCCGCGGACGCGACCGACGACCAGCGGCTCCGCGCCATCCACCGCAAGAAGACGGCGGCGCTCCTGATGGCGGCCTGCCGGATGGGCGCGATCTGCGGCGGCGCGGACGGGCGGACGATCGCCGAGCTCTCCGTCTACGCGGTCTGCCTGGGGATCTGCTTCCAGGCCGTCGACGACCTCCTCGACGTCACCGCCGACGCCGCCGCGCTGGGCAAGGCGACCGGCAAGGACGCCGACGCCGGGAAGCTCACGTACCCGGGCCTGTACGGCGTCGACGGGACCCGCGAGAGGATCGCGGGGTACCGCGACGAAGCCCTCGCCGCGCTCGCGCCGCTGGGGCCCGCCGCGGATCGCCTCCGGGAGATGGCGCGGACGCTGGCGATCCGCGGCGCGTGA